One window of Peteryoungia desertarenae genomic DNA carries:
- a CDS encoding VOC family protein, translating into MEAIEAPQSFAMTRPVTVGQGHLMVRDLDQMIAFYRDVIGLSVIEKTASGALMGVAGRPLMTLSTAGQIVYAPRNAAGLFHTAFLVPNRQALAHWLAHVAHLGVTLEGASDHDVSEAIYLSDPEGNGIEIYRDRQPDEWRYTADGGVHMDTRRLDLQALYDTAPKTAWSGMAQGTAIGHIHLQVGNVEQADRFYEGVLGLRKMASYPGASFFSSGAYHHHVAANVWNSRNAGVRAKGMTGLARYSLAFKDLAERDRVLQTLEQLEIAVTRTGEGHDFKDPWGIGITLVAESA; encoded by the coding sequence ATGGAAGCGATCGAAGCGCCGCAAAGCTTCGCCATGACACGGCCCGTTACAGTCGGGCAGGGCCATCTGATGGTCCGTGATCTCGACCAGATGATCGCATTCTACCGGGACGTCATCGGTCTCTCGGTCATCGAGAAGACGGCAAGCGGTGCTTTGATGGGTGTCGCGGGGCGCCCTCTCATGACGCTGAGCACAGCCGGTCAGATCGTGTATGCACCCCGCAATGCGGCCGGTCTGTTCCACACGGCATTCCTGGTGCCGAACCGGCAGGCACTGGCGCACTGGCTGGCTCATGTGGCCCATCTTGGCGTCACCCTGGAGGGCGCGAGCGACCATGATGTGAGTGAAGCGATCTATCTGTCCGATCCCGAGGGCAATGGTATCGAGATCTATCGGGATCGCCAGCCGGATGAGTGGCGTTATACGGCGGATGGCGGAGTTCACATGGACACCCGGCGTCTCGATCTGCAGGCGCTTTACGACACTGCACCGAAGACCGCCTGGAGTGGCATGGCTCAAGGCACCGCGATTGGCCATATCCACCTGCAGGTGGGCAATGTGGAGCAAGCTGATCGGTTCTACGAAGGCGTTCTCGGCCTGCGCAAGATGGCGTCCTATCCGGGGGCAAGTTTCTTCTCCTCCGGCGCCTATCACCACCATGTTGCGGCCAATGTCTGGAACAGCCGCAACGCAGGTGTCCGCGCAAAAGGCATGACAGGTCTTGCCCGCTACTCTCTGGCATTCAAGGACCTCGCAGAACGCGACCGCGTGCTGCAAACGCTGGAGCAGCTGGAGATAGCGGTGACCCGAACCGGAGAGGGGCATGACTTCAAGGACCCCTGGGGTATCGGCATTACCCTGGTCGCTGAAAGCGCCTGA
- a CDS encoding AI-2E family transporter translates to MNAVGPRRQSAGRLHRTSLRKTGLDYAVTWSVIGLFLIFALIALHLASFILIPLTLAVVTGLILGLAADKLGTLGMPPMLNALLLTSAFAVIALMVGSAVMEPVQNLLGDAPDMIDGALDYIMPRVEHVSWLHRPLQALIHGPISSETMLENTGTIISTLATGVTPALLQILIFLGSLVLFLANRLAIRRALIIGFQDRERRLIAIRAYNAVERALGFYFATALVLYAAFGTVAAIIAMLGGLGSPVLWGLSAFLLSFIPFLGIALVTLAMSISGLLVHDGVLLGLLPAAAFFLVNGIFENLVLPAVMGRRLQMNAFMLFVAIVFWTWLWGGVGAMLAVPLSLIVVTLASELLPKGKAKPSLPQ, encoded by the coding sequence ATGAACGCCGTCGGACCTCGACGGCAATCCGCAGGCCGACTGCATCGGACATCCCTCCGAAAAACGGGTCTCGACTATGCCGTCACCTGGTCCGTGATCGGCCTGTTCTTGATATTCGCGCTGATCGCTCTGCACCTGGCCTCCTTCATCCTCATCCCGTTGACCCTTGCCGTGGTCACAGGCCTCATTCTCGGGCTTGCAGCAGATAAGCTCGGCACGCTTGGTATGCCACCCATGCTCAATGCGCTCCTCTTGACCAGCGCATTTGCCGTAATCGCGCTGATGGTCGGCTCCGCAGTCATGGAACCGGTTCAGAACCTGCTTGGGGATGCGCCAGATATGATCGATGGTGCGCTCGATTACATCATGCCCCGTGTGGAGCATGTTTCGTGGTTGCACAGGCCGCTCCAAGCGCTCATCCATGGCCCGATTTCGAGCGAGACCATGCTGGAAAACACGGGCACGATCATTTCGACGCTTGCGACCGGCGTGACGCCTGCCTTGCTCCAGATCCTCATCTTTCTCGGCAGTCTCGTCCTGTTTCTGGCAAACCGCCTTGCCATTCGTCGCGCCCTGATCATCGGATTTCAGGATCGGGAGCGCCGGCTGATCGCCATCCGGGCCTATAATGCCGTCGAGCGTGCCCTCGGGTTTTATTTCGCCACGGCACTGGTTCTCTACGCCGCCTTCGGTACGGTCGCAGCCATCATTGCCATGCTTGGCGGACTTGGCAGTCCGGTCCTCTGGGGGCTTTCGGCCTTTCTCCTGAGCTTCATTCCCTTCCTTGGCATTGCGCTGGTAACGCTCGCCATGTCGATCAGCGGGCTTCTGGTTCATGATGGCGTGCTGCTCGGTCTCCTGCCGGCTGCTGCGTTTTTTCTTGTCAATGGCATCTTCGAGAATCTGGTCCTTCCGGCCGTCATGGGGCGTCGCCTGCAGATGAATGCCTTCATGCTCTTTGTCGCGATTGTCTTCTGGACCTGGCTCTGGGGCGGGGTCGGCGCCATGTTGGCCGTACCGCTTTCCCTGATCGTGGTCACCCTCGCATCCGAACTTCTGCCAAAGGGCAAGGCAAAACCCAGTCTGCCGCAGTGA
- a CDS encoding metallophosphoesterase: protein MTVTTPLLRLGIIADPQYAELPPNEELNRFYANSLKKIRDAVDLFNANELDAVVVLGDLIDADAVHFEPVLRELGRLRHPQILLPGNHDFLVEPEHLAGVYHRLSMPAPYYSRQVNGIHLIILDGSEISLFAPPPGDPRRQQAESRLTALRASKAPNAHPWNAGIGGEQRSWLKALLDDMDGKGEKAIVLGHYPVYPPSDHNLWNAEDVAGLLARSPSAVAYLCGHDHRGGFGTKGGTHFVTFKGMVDTEADNAFAIVELFADRLNVMGFGREVSRELSLCEAR from the coding sequence ATGACCGTCACGACACCCCTTCTTCGCCTGGGTATCATCGCCGACCCGCAATATGCCGAGCTTCCACCCAATGAGGAACTCAACCGATTCTATGCCAACAGCCTGAAGAAGATTCGCGACGCTGTTGATCTATTCAATGCCAATGAGCTGGATGCCGTCGTGGTTCTCGGAGACCTGATCGATGCCGACGCCGTGCATTTCGAGCCAGTGTTGCGGGAGCTTGGCAGGCTGCGCCACCCGCAAATCCTGTTACCCGGCAATCACGATTTTCTGGTGGAACCCGAACATCTGGCCGGGGTCTACCACCGCCTCTCGATGCCTGCGCCCTATTATTCGAGGCAGGTCAACGGCATTCACCTCATCATACTCGATGGCAGTGAGATCTCGCTCTTTGCGCCGCCACCCGGTGATCCGCGCAGGCAGCAGGCCGAATCGCGCCTCACTGCACTGCGGGCATCGAAAGCGCCGAATGCTCATCCCTGGAACGCCGGCATTGGCGGCGAGCAAAGGTCATGGCTGAAGGCCCTGCTAGATGACATGGATGGCAAGGGCGAGAAGGCGATCGTGCTCGGGCATTATCCGGTCTATCCGCCATCCGATCACAATCTCTGGAACGCTGAGGATGTTGCCGGCTTGTTGGCGAGGTCTCCATCCGCCGTGGCCTATCTCTGCGGTCACGATCACCGAGGGGGCTTTGGCACAAAGGGCGGAACCCATTTCGTCACGTTCAAGGGCATGGTCGACACGGAAGCGGACAATGCCTTCGCCATCGTCGAACTCTTTGCCGATCGCCTGAATGTGATGGGCTTTGGACGTGAAGTCAGCCGCGAACTCTCCCTTTGCGAAGCCAGATGA
- a CDS encoding c-type cytochrome: MKLKIVMAAAIAAALGVGSAIAAGEPQTVRQEEMKKVGGAMGALGGIAKGERPYDAAAVTTALTTLAAVAKTYPDHFPVGSETGMDSEASPKIWENMDDFKAKAANLATIAEAQLASLPANQAGVGAAMQALGATCGDCHQTYRLKN; the protein is encoded by the coding sequence ATGAAGCTCAAGATCGTCATGGCCGCGGCAATCGCCGCTGCCCTGGGTGTGGGGTCCGCAATCGCTGCCGGCGAGCCGCAGACTGTCCGTCAGGAAGAAATGAAGAAAGTCGGCGGTGCCATGGGTGCGCTTGGCGGGATCGCAAAAGGTGAGCGCCCCTATGACGCAGCGGCGGTCACGACTGCGCTCACGACGCTGGCGGCAGTCGCCAAGACCTATCCGGATCACTTCCCGGTCGGCAGTGAAACCGGCATGGACAGCGAAGCCAGCCCGAAGATCTGGGAAAACATGGATGACTTCAAGGCCAAGGCTGCGAACCTCGCAACCATTGCGGAGGCACAGCTCGCTTCTCTTCCCGCCAATCAGGCTGGCGTTGGAGCGGCCATGCAGGCACTTGGCGCGACCTGCGGCGACTGTCATCAGACCTACCGCCTGAAGAACTGA
- a CDS encoding cytochrome c, giving the protein MASTWRKGLGGLLAAGVLGGAAFLFFTAPNRHDPSTWAGLGEPDLENGRNVFFTGGCASCHAPADASGDARLILSGGAPIHSDFGTFHPPNISSSPSAGIGAWTLAEFGDAMTRGVGRNGEHLYPSFPYTSYSRMTPKDINDLYGFMLSLPASEAVAPAHELPFPFNVRRSLGGWKFLYFSEEPIAELADASDLVKRGQYLVEGAGHCGECHTPRNIIGGPKLASWLGGGPNPEGEGMIPNITPGSRSMGSWGEGDIVSYLQTGFTPDYDSVGGTMVSVQKNMAELPNADIEAMAAYLKAIPAVE; this is encoded by the coding sequence ATGGCATCCACATGGCGAAAGGGGCTTGGCGGCCTCCTTGCAGCCGGCGTCCTTGGTGGCGCGGCGTTTCTTTTCTTCACAGCCCCGAACCGTCATGATCCTTCGACTTGGGCAGGGCTTGGCGAGCCTGATCTTGAAAATGGTCGGAACGTGTTTTTCACCGGCGGCTGCGCCAGTTGCCATGCACCGGCGGATGCCTCGGGTGATGCGCGACTGATCCTGTCGGGCGGGGCTCCGATCCACAGCGATTTCGGCACCTTCCATCCCCCGAACATTTCCAGCAGCCCGTCAGCTGGGATCGGTGCCTGGACGCTTGCCGAATTCGGTGATGCCATGACCCGGGGTGTCGGTCGCAATGGCGAACATCTTTATCCGTCATTCCCATACACATCCTATTCGCGCATGACGCCGAAGGATATCAACGATCTTTACGGTTTCATGTTGAGCCTTCCCGCCAGCGAGGCGGTTGCCCCGGCCCATGAATTGCCCTTCCCCTTCAATGTCCGCAGGTCGCTTGGCGGTTGGAAGTTCCTCTATTTTTCTGAGGAGCCGATTGCCGAACTGGCCGATGCTTCCGACCTGGTCAAACGGGGCCAGTATCTCGTCGAAGGCGCTGGGCATTGCGGCGAATGCCACACACCCCGCAACATCATCGGTGGACCGAAACTGGCCAGCTGGCTGGGAGGAGGCCCCAATCCGGAAGGCGAGGGCATGATTCCCAATATCACGCCAGGCTCCAGAAGCATGGGGTCCTGGGGCGAGGGCGATATCGTCAGCTACCTCCAGACCGGCTTCACTCCGGATTATGACAGCGTCGGTGGCACAATGGTATCGGTCCAGAAGAACATGGCCGAATTGCCGAATGCCGACATTGAGGCAATGGCCGCCTATCTGAAGGCGATCCCCGCTGTGGAATAA
- a CDS encoding DJ-1/PfpI family protein, producing the protein MPRIAIALQDDYADWEPALVMAALRYYLRCEVLTASPDGKPVQSMGGLRVAVDLPYSQIDAERFDALIIPGGYAWEKGLAFDFTGLATAFRDRGKVLGGICAAASALAATGVLNAVAHTGNSLASHQKYSAYQGAALYRDQPQAVRDGAIVTAAGSAPDTFAFEVLKALDLWTPEAEAVLSTFAAEHQ; encoded by the coding sequence ATGCCGCGAATCGCGATTGCCCTGCAGGATGACTATGCCGATTGGGAGCCAGCGCTGGTGATGGCGGCGCTGCGCTACTATCTGCGATGCGAGGTGCTGACGGCCTCGCCTGACGGAAAACCTGTTCAGTCGATGGGCGGCCTGAGGGTCGCAGTTGACCTGCCCTATTCGCAGATCGATGCCGAACGCTTTGACGCGCTGATCATTCCGGGCGGCTATGCCTGGGAAAAGGGTTTGGCTTTCGACTTTACCGGACTTGCGACGGCATTTCGCGACAGGGGCAAGGTGCTGGGCGGGATCTGTGCGGCTGCCAGTGCGCTTGCCGCCACCGGCGTATTGAACGCCGTCGCCCATACAGGAAATTCGCTGGCCTCACACCAGAAATACTCCGCCTATCAGGGAGCAGCGCTCTATCGTGATCAGCCGCAGGCGGTGCGCGATGGCGCCATCGTCACGGCAGCCGGTTCAGCGCCCGACACATTCGCCTTTGAAGTCCTGAAGGCACTGGATCTCTGGACGCCCGAGGCCGAAGCTGTGCTTTCGACATTTGCGGCGGAACACCAATGA
- a CDS encoding GNAT family N-acetyltransferase, giving the protein MTEDTDLTLPRPPVVVIRHAKPQDLPELNEMIEALAMHHGDASAMTPDKLERDLFGTLPWIQALVADSGEDGLIGYAILVPLYRAQEGKRGMDLHHLYVRDGQRGNGIGQHLVDRARQIARQAGCDFLSVSAATGNFAAHRFYENMDFVPRPVTGMRYLQALS; this is encoded by the coding sequence ATGACCGAAGATACCGATCTCACCCTGCCAAGACCCCCGGTGGTCGTCATTCGTCATGCCAAGCCGCAGGATCTGCCCGAACTCAACGAGATGATCGAGGCGCTGGCGATGCATCATGGCGATGCCTCGGCGATGACGCCGGACAAGCTGGAGCGTGACCTTTTCGGCACCCTGCCCTGGATCCAGGCACTGGTCGCCGATAGCGGCGAGGACGGTCTGATCGGCTATGCCATTCTCGTTCCGCTCTACCGGGCGCAGGAAGGCAAGCGCGGCATGGATCTGCATCATCTCTATGTTCGCGATGGGCAGCGCGGCAATGGCATCGGCCAGCATCTGGTGGATCGAGCCCGGCAGATTGCGCGTCAGGCGGGCTGCGACTTCCTCTCGGTTTCTGCCGCTACCGGCAATTTCGCGGCTCATCGCTTCTACGAAAACATGGACTTCGTGCCGCGTCCCGTCACGGGCATGCGCTATCTGCAGGCGCTCAGCTGA
- a CDS encoding MerR family transcriptional regulator codes for MYSIGELSRRTGVKVPTIRYYEQMGLIFAPDRTEGNQRRYEKQQLERLTFIRHARDLGFPIEAIRALLQLSRHPEEPCSTADKIARDQLADVRDKIAKLRKLEDELERIVSHCEGHTVGDCYVIRALSDHGLCEHEH; via the coding sequence ATGTATTCGATCGGAGAGCTGTCGCGGCGAACAGGCGTGAAGGTGCCGACCATCCGCTACTACGAACAGATGGGGCTGATTTTCGCACCCGACCGCACCGAGGGCAATCAGCGGCGCTATGAAAAGCAGCAGCTTGAGCGGCTGACCTTCATCCGCCATGCGCGGGATCTCGGCTTTCCGATCGAGGCGATCCGGGCGCTTCTCCAACTCAGCCGCCATCCGGAGGAACCCTGCAGTACTGCCGACAAGATCGCGCGCGATCAGCTCGCAGATGTGCGCGACAAGATTGCGAAACTGCGCAAGCTGGAGGACGAGTTGGAGCGAATCGTGTCCCATTGCGAGGGACATACGGTGGGCGACTGCTATGTGATCCGGGCGCTGTCCGATCACGGTCTTTGCGAACACGAGCATTGA
- a CDS encoding cation transporter, whose product MSASCGHSHGPFDGMSDTYKQRLWMVIAINAVMFVVEMTAGQLARSQALQADALDFFADAVTYGISLAVIGASLKTRSMAAAAKGLSLLCMGLFVFGSTIWRVFEGGVPEAPVMGVIGFLALAANVASVLLLMSYKDGDANVRSVWLCSRNDAIGNVIVMIAALGVWGTATAWPDLIVAGIMAGLFLSSSIQILNQSWREWKAGEAITVETSCCGPKAVVKPAGSHHHQHS is encoded by the coding sequence ATGAGTGCTTCTTGCGGCCATAGCCACGGCCCCTTTGACGGGATGTCGGACACCTATAAACAGCGGCTCTGGATGGTGATTGCGATCAATGCGGTCATGTTTGTCGTTGAAATGACGGCCGGCCAGCTGGCCCGTTCCCAGGCGCTTCAGGCCGACGCGCTGGATTTCTTTGCCGATGCCGTGACCTACGGCATTTCGCTTGCCGTTATCGGCGCATCCTTGAAGACCCGCAGCATGGCCGCTGCCGCCAAGGGCCTGAGCCTCCTCTGCATGGGGCTATTTGTGTTCGGTTCGACCATCTGGCGTGTCTTTGAAGGCGGCGTGCCGGAAGCCCCTGTCATGGGCGTTATCGGCTTCCTTGCACTTGCCGCCAATGTTGCCAGCGTTCTGCTGCTGATGTCGTACAAGGATGGTGATGCCAACGTGCGTTCGGTCTGGCTTTGCTCGCGCAACGACGCGATCGGCAATGTTATCGTCATGATTGCAGCACTCGGTGTCTGGGGAACGGCAACGGCCTGGCCCGATCTGATTGTTGCCGGCATCATGGCGGGCCTCTTCCTCAGTTCGTCAATCCAGATCCTTAATCAGTCCTGGCGCGAGTGGAAGGCCGGCGAAGCGATCACCGTCGAGACCTCATGCTGTGGTCCTAAGGCTGTTGTGAAACCTGCGGGCTCTCACCACCATCAGCACTCTTGA
- a CDS encoding DUF2254 domain-containing protein produces the protein MSRRWWLLVQITKRLWFRATLYTLIAIATALLGVGFGHYIPDSLSDMVGADAVDPILTIIASSMLAVTTFSLSTLVSATSTAANGGTPRAIGLVLEDQTAQSALSTFLGAFLFSLVSLIALNTGLYGGGGRVVLFVVTLIVVALIVTMLLRWIDHLAGLGQVSETISRVTEATEQALQSLADNPCLGCSPYDTPPPLAMPLFPDETGYVRHLDTSILAEWAEKLQAHVYVAKRPGEFCSRAEPILHVVLPNGFGDDTDEAEHHLRRAFTIGANRSYDQDPLFGLTVLSEIASRALSSGINDPGTAVDVISQQARILSRAADRSAARQKDMKPTTSNTGRGPKPHRRVHAAPIEPLSLLETSFLTVARDAAGMVEVAIAQQRALAALSASRDKDYAAAARSLAKVVLDRALSKLEFEDDKARVETEHRKVLNA, from the coding sequence ATGAGCCGCCGCTGGTGGCTGCTGGTGCAGATTACCAAGCGGCTGTGGTTTCGGGCGACCCTCTACACGCTGATTGCGATTGCGACAGCGCTGTTGGGGGTTGGCTTTGGTCACTATATCCCCGATAGCCTCTCTGACATGGTCGGTGCCGATGCCGTCGATCCGATCTTGACGATCATTGCGTCGTCCATGCTGGCAGTCACGACCTTCTCGCTGTCAACGCTTGTCTCGGCAACGAGCACGGCGGCCAATGGCGGCACGCCGCGTGCGATCGGGCTCGTGCTCGAGGACCAGACGGCCCAATCGGCACTCTCGACCTTTCTGGGGGCCTTTCTTTTCTCCCTGGTGAGCCTGATTGCGCTCAACACCGGTCTTTATGGCGGTGGCGGGCGCGTCGTTCTCTTTGTCGTAACGCTGATCGTGGTTGCGCTCATCGTCACCATGTTGCTCAGGTGGATCGACCACCTGGCCGGCCTCGGACAGGTGAGCGAGACGATCAGCCGGGTGACGGAGGCGACCGAACAGGCGCTGCAAAGCCTTGCAGACAATCCCTGTCTCGGCTGCTCACCCTATGACACACCGCCGCCGCTCGCCATGCCGCTTTTTCCGGATGAAACCGGCTATGTCCGCCATCTCGACACCAGCATCCTGGCCGAATGGGCCGAGAAACTGCAAGCCCATGTTTACGTCGCCAAGCGACCGGGAGAATTCTGCTCGCGGGCCGAGCCGATTCTCCATGTGGTTCTGCCCAATGGTTTCGGGGATGACACGGACGAGGCAGAACACCATCTGCGCAGAGCTTTCACCATCGGCGCCAACCGCTCCTATGATCAGGATCCGCTCTTCGGTCTGACTGTCCTGTCCGAAATTGCATCGCGCGCCCTTTCCTCGGGCATCAACGACCCGGGAACTGCGGTGGACGTGATCTCGCAACAGGCACGGATTCTTTCGCGGGCCGCAGACCGGAGTGCAGCCCGCCAGAAGGACATGAAGCCGACGACGTCCAACACGGGACGCGGGCCTAAACCGCATCGCCGGGTCCATGCTGCACCGATAGAACCGCTCTCGCTGCTTGAAACCAGCTTTCTGACGGTCGCTCGCGATGCTGCCGGCATGGTCGAAGTGGCAATCGCCCAACAGCGGGCGCTTGCGGCGCTCTCTGCAAGCCGGGACAAGGACTATGCCGCTGCTGCTCGTAGCCTGGCAAAGGTGGTGTTGGATCGGGCGCTTTCAAAGCTGGAGTTTGAAGATGACAAGGCGCGGGTCGAGACCGAGCACAGGAAGGTGCTGAACGCGTAG